ATCAGCATCGCGACGAGGATAAAGTTGGCCAGCAGCGAGGATCCGCCGTAGGACAGGAATGGCATGGTCATCCCGGTCAGCGGGATCAGCTCGGTGACGCCGCCTACCACGACGAAGACCTGTAGCGCAGGCGCGAACGCGAGCCCTGCGGCGAGGAGTTTGCCGAAGTCGTCGCGCGCCGACAGAGCCGCTCGAAGTCCGCGGGTGAACAGCAGGAAGTAGACGACCAACACGGCGATGAGTCCGAGCAGGCCGAGTTCTTCGCCAATGGCTGCGGTGATGAAGTCGGTGTCGGCGAAGGGAATCAGGTTCGGCATGCCCCGCCCGAGCCCCGCGCCCGTAAAACCCCCGTACGCCAAGCCGAACAGCGACTGGACGAGTTGGTAACCGGAGGTGCCGGCGTAGGCGAACGGGTCGCTCCACACCTCGACCCGAGTCCGCACGTGGTCGAACACGTAGTAGGCGAACACGCTGCCGCCTGCGAAGAACATCAGCCCGATCACGAGCCACGACATCCGGCCGGTGGCAACGTAGGTCATGGTCAGCACGACGCCGAAGTACAGCAGTGCGGCACCGAGCTCCTTTTCCAGCGCAAGCACGCCGACCGACACGCCCCAGGCCACGATCAGCGGACCAAGATCGCGGGCGCGCGGGATGTCCAGTCCGAGCACGCGACGCCCCGCCGTGGTGAACAGATCCCGCTTGGCGACCAGGAACGCGGCCGCGAAGATGATGATCAGGATCTTGGCGAATTCGCCCGGCTGGATGGAAAAACCGCCCACCCGCAACCACAGCTTCGCGCCATTGACCTCGGAGACGCTGGGGGGCAGCGCACCCGGCAGAACGACGAGCACGAGGCCTATCGCGCCCGCGGTGTAGGCGTAGCGCCGCACACTGCGGTAATCGCGGATCAGCCATAGCACGGCGATGAACAGCGCCACGGACACCGCGGTCCACACGACCTGCATCGGTGCGTTGCCCGAAGGGATCGGACCGCGGGCGTTAGCCGCGTCGCTGACGTTGGCGAGGTCGAGACGGTAGATCATGACCAAACCGAGCCCGTTCAGCAACGCCGTGCACGGAAGCAGCAGCGGATCGGCATACGGGGCGAACCCGCGCACCGCGAGGTGAGCGACACCGAAGAGTGCGAAATATCCGGCGCCCAACCCGACCACGAGCAGCGAGAGTTGCCGGTCCTGGCCCACGTCGAGCATCGCCAGCGCGGCCGTGGTCACCACCGCAGCGAAGATCAGCATTCCCAATTCGATGTTGCGCATACCGCGCCGCACGGCCTCACCCGCCGGGGAGTTAAGCATTGACAACCCGTTCGCCAGTGTTGATCAGCTCTTGTCGGCGAGGTGGCCCGACTCCCGCGCCCGCCAATCGATCTCAGCCGTCCACCGTTCAGCACGTCCCCGCAGTCCAACTCAGGGAAACAGCACGATCAGCAACAATAGGCCCATAGCAGGCTTATACCCGGGAATACTGATCGGTCACAGCATGTCAGCGAGTAATACCTCTTTTTCCTTATGGGCGGTTTGCCCCGAAAACGCAGATCTGTCGGACACCACCCATTCCTGCCGGTTCGCCGTCGGCCGCTACCGCTCGGCAGCGGCGATGAAATCTTCGGATCGCATCCGCATCCGTCGTTTCAGAGTAGTACAGATCCCGAGACCGAGCCGTGATCTGCAGCACGCCGAGGTCGCGGCGGCGCCAGTTATTTCCCCGTCGCAGTCGCACCAAACGGCACTCTTGTCACATTTTTCCGCGTTTCCAGGCCTGTAGTCTCGTGACGGATTCCGGGACCAGCCCGGCTGTGCACACAACGACAACCGGCGAGAAAGGTCCCGCCATGTCAAATCTGTCCTACTTCGAGGCCGCCGTGATTGGCTTGCTACAGGGAGTCAGCGAACTGTTCCCGGTTTCCAGCCTCGGACACAGCGTGCTCCTGCCGGCACTTATTGGGGGCGGCTGGGCTCGCGACCTTGACATGAGCGCACCCAATTCGCCTTATTTGTCGGTTCTAGTGGCAATGCACGTCGCCACGGCGCTGGCATTGGTGATCTTCTTCTGGCGCGATTGGGTCCGCATCATCGGGGGATTGCTCACGTCGGTGCGGGACCGGCGCATCGAGACGCCGTACCAGCGCCTGGGCTGGCTTCTGGTCGTCGGCACGATCCCGGTTGGCATCGCGGGTCTGGCGCTGGAGAAAGTGGTCCGCGAGTACCTGGGCAAGCCCGTACCCGCGTCGATCTTCCTCGCGCTCAACGGCCTGGTTCTCTACGCGGTGGAGAAGTACCGGCAGCGGCGAGGCGAGAACGAGGACATCCCGCACGCCGAAACCCTCGACACGATTCCGCTACACCAGCAGGAAACGATCGTGATGTCGGCGGTGTCGACCGAGCAGACCGTCCCGATCCCGGCCGTTCGCGGGCACGACGTCCCGACCGGGGACGACCGGTACGAATCCGACACGAATGACCCGGGCTTCCGGTCGGACGTGCGGCTGTCCCGGCAAAGTTGGTTGCAGGCACTCCTCATCGGTGCCGCGCAGAGCCTGGCGCTGCTGCCCGGCATCAGCCGGTCCGGCATCACCATGGTCGGCGGCTTGGCCCGCGGCCTGCGCCACGAAGACGCGGC
The sequence above is a segment of the Saccharopolyspora phatthalungensis genome. Coding sequences within it:
- a CDS encoding FtsW/RodA/SpoVE family cell cycle protein, which encodes MLNSPAGEAVRRGMRNIELGMLIFAAVVTTAALAMLDVGQDRQLSLLVVGLGAGYFALFGVAHLAVRGFAPYADPLLLPCTALLNGLGLVMIYRLDLANVSDAANARGPIPSGNAPMQVVWTAVSVALFIAVLWLIRDYRSVRRYAYTAGAIGLVLVVLPGALPPSVSEVNGAKLWLRVGGFSIQPGEFAKILIIIFAAAFLVAKRDLFTTAGRRVLGLDIPRARDLGPLIVAWGVSVGVLALEKELGAALLYFGVVLTMTYVATGRMSWLVIGLMFFAGGSVFAYYVFDHVRTRVEVWSDPFAYAGTSGYQLVQSLFGLAYGGFTGAGLGRGMPNLIPFADTDFITAAIGEELGLLGLIAVLVVYFLLFTRGLRAALSARDDFGKLLAAGLAFAPALQVFVVVGGVTELIPLTGMTMPFLSYGGSSLLANFILVAMLIRISDATQRPAPEPQVQTPLAQADTEMVTRPRGMPA
- a CDS encoding undecaprenyl-diphosphate phosphatase; this translates as MSNLSYFEAAVIGLLQGVSELFPVSSLGHSVLLPALIGGGWARDLDMSAPNSPYLSVLVAMHVATALALVIFFWRDWVRIIGGLLTSVRDRRIETPYQRLGWLLVVGTIPVGIAGLALEKVVREYLGKPVPASIFLALNGLVLYAVEKYRQRRGENEDIPHAETLDTIPLHQQETIVMSAVSTEQTVPIPAVRGHDVPTGDDRYESDTNDPGFRSDVRLSRQSWLQALLIGAAQSLALLPGISRSGITMVGGLARGLRHEDAARFAFLLSTPAIGGAGLLKIPELFAPEAQGALGPALLGSVLAGFGAYISVRFLTSYFETRTLRPFALYCIIAGLACVGWFAL